GCCCAGCCATCGCGCCTTGAGGCCGCGCTCCATGTAGTAGGCGGGCCCGCCGCGGAACCCGTCCTTGTCGCGCACCTTGAACAGCTGCGCGAGCGAGGATTCGATGAAGCTCAAGGCGCCGCCCACGAACGCCATGAGCCACATCCAGAACACCGCCCCGGGTCCGCCGATCGCGATCGCGGTGCCGACGCCGGCGATGTTGCCCACTCCCACACGCGAGGCAGCCGAGATCGTGAACGCCTGGAAAGCCGACACCGACTGCGGGGCGCCGCTCTCGGTGCGAGGCGTGCGATCGGTGAGAGTGCGGAACATCTCGGGGATGAGACGGAACTGCACCACCCCCGACCGGAGTGTGAAGTAGAGCCCGAGCAGCACCACCACGGGCAGCACGACCCAGGTCCACAGGTGGTCGCCCCAGGTGAGGAGCCAGGCGTTGACATCATCCATCCGCAAAGTATGGCGGGCGACGTCGTGGTCGTGCGACCACGCCCGCTCCGCCGCCGACGTCCGAGGCTCCTCCCATCGGAGGCGAATAGGCTGGCCCGGGTGAGCGCACACCCGAACCCGCGCCGCGTCCGGTGGCGAACGCTCGCGCATTTCGCCACCCACGCGCCGCCGTGGGTGTCGGTGGTGATCGGGGCGGGCGCCCTGCTGCTGGGCCTCCTCGTCGTCACGCGGCCGCTCACCTCCCTCGTGCTCCTGGCGATCTACGTCGCGCTCAGCGCCGTCGCCACCGGCATCGCCGAGATCGTCCGCCCGAGGGAACCGCGATGGCTCTCGCGCGTACTGGCGATCGTCTGGGTGGCCCTCGGGCTCGGCATCCTTCTCGGCCTCCGCGGCGCCCTGCAGATCCTTCCTGCGGCGATCGCCGTGCTGCTGTTCGTGGGGGGCCTGACGTCCCTCGCCGACGCCGTGATGCGCGGCCGCGCGAGCGAGCGTGTGCTCTCGGCGACGTGGGGCGCGAGCCAGATCGTCTTCGCCATCCTCTCGGTCACCTGGCCTGACGTCACCGTCCTCGTCGTCGCCGTGGTCTTCGGCCTGCGCACCATCGTCTTCGGGGCGACCCAGCTCCTGCGGGTCGTCCGCCAGGCGGCGCTGACCTCGCGTGCGCGCGCGTCCGCCGACGGCTCGGCCCGGGAGTCGCGACGGCTGCGCGGGTGGCAGGCGGTCGGGCGGTACGCCCTCTCGCTGCTTCTCGTGGCGGTCAGCGCCGGCGGCTGGTGGGTCAACGAGTGGCTGCAGGACGGTGCCCCCGTCGTCGACGCGTTCTACACCCCACCCGAGGTCGTGCCCTACGAACACGGGCGGCTGATCCGCGCGGACGATTACTCCGGTCGTGCCCCCGCGGGCGGGGAGGTCACGCGGATCCTGTACACCACGAGGGATGCCGCGGGGCAGCCGGCCGTCGCGAGCGGCCTCGTGATCTCACCGGTGGACCCGCCGCGGGGTGCCCGACCGGTCGTGATGTGGCATCACGGCACGACCGGCGTCGCGCGCGGGTGCGCGCCCAGCCTCCGCGACGACGCCGCCACGCGGTGGGCGATCCCGGCTCTGGAGGACGCCCTGGCGAAGGGCTGGGTGGTGGTCTCCACCGATTACTCCGGACAGGGCGCCCCCGGTGTCTTTCCGTATCTCATCGGCACCGGCGAGGCGAGGTCGTCGCTGGACGCGGTTCTGGCTGCGCGCGAGATCGACGGGCTGATCCTGTCCAAGCGGACGATGGCGTGGGGGCATTCCCAGGGCGGCCACGCCGCCCTCTGGGCGGCTCAGATCGCCGACGACTACGCCCCCGACGTCGACGTCCTGGGCGTGGCGGCCCTCGCCCCGGCGGCGGAGCCGGCCGAGCTGGCCGAAGAGCTCATCTCCGGCGAGCCGAACGCTCTTCTGGCGATCCTCATCTCCTGGGTCCTCGTGCCCTATTCCGACACCTACGATGACGTGGAGCTGTCGCGGTACCTCGCTCCGGGCGCCGCGCCCATCGTCCGCGAGATGACGCAGCGCTGCCCGAGCGAACCCGGGGTGGTGGTCTCGGTCGCCACCGCTCTGGGGGTCTCGGCCGACAATCCGCTGTACGCCAGCGACCTCACCGCGGGGCCGCTCGGCGAGCGCCTGCGGGCCAATGCCGCATCCGGCCCGTGGGAGGTGCCGGTCCTGCTGGCGTGGGGGAGCGCCGACGAGGTGATCCCCCCTGCCCTCCAGGAGGACTTCGTCGCGCGTTCCTGCGCCGCCGACAACCGCGTGCGGACACTGGTGTACGACGACTACGAGCACCTTCAGATCCTGTTGCCCGGCTCGCGGTTCCTGCCGGTGCTCGTTCGGTGGAGCGATGAGCGGTTCCAGCTGCGCGAGCTCGATCGCGACGACTGCGCGCGGTGACGGACCGACACCCGCGGGCGGCCCATCGGGTACCGTAGGAAGGATTCCGGAGCGGCTGGACGCCGGAGAGAGCTGAATAGAGGAGAGGGCATCGTGGACATCGATCTCGGATTGCTGCGCACCATCGAGCGGGAGAAGGAGATTCCCTTCGACGAACTGCTGCGCATCATCGAGCAGGCGATTCTGACCGCCTACGCCAAGCACTCCTCGGCCACCGGCGAGCTGCCGCAGGGGGCTCGCGCGCAGATCGACCGTAAGACCGGTCACGTGGCGATCTACCTTCCTCTCACCGACGATGAGGGCGCGATCATCGGCGAGGAGGAGACCACTCCCGACGACTTCGGCCGCATCGCGGCCTTTGCCGCGAAGCAGGTCATCAGTCAGCGCCTGCGCGACATCGCCGACGACGCGGTGCTGGGGGAGTTCCGCGGCAAGGAGGGCGACATCGTCGCGGGCGTCGTGCAGCAGGGGCCGAATCCGCGCATGGTGCACGTCGACCTCGGCACCGTCGAGGCGATCCTGCCTCCTGAGGAGCAGGTTCCCGGCGAGGACTACGCCCACGGCGCGCGTCTTCGCGTCTACGTCACCTCGGTGTCGAAGGGCACCAAGGGGCCCTCGATCACGGTGTCGCGGACCCACCCGGGGCTCGTCCGCAAGCTCTTCGCCCTCGAGGTGCCCGAGATCGCCGACGGACTGGTCGAGATCGTCTCCCTCGCGCGGGAGGCGGGACACCGCACGAAGATCGCGGTCAAAGCCATCGACCCGACGGTCAACGCCAAAGGCGCGTGCATCGGCGAACTCGGTCGACGTGTGCGGGCCGTGACCGAAGAACTCGGCGGCGAGAAGATCGACATCGTCGACTGGGACGGCGAGCTGGCGAAGTTCGTCGCGAACGCCCTCTCACCGGCGAAGGTGACCTCCAGCTTCATCCTCGATTCGAACAGCAAGGCCGTCCGCGCGCTCGTTCCCGACTACCAGCTGTCGCTGGCCATCGGCAAGGAGGGTCAGAACGCACGTCTCGCGGCGAAGCTGACGGGCGCGAAAATCGACATCCAGCCGGACTCGATCCTGGAAGAGGGCTGATCCCGCACCGGGCCGAGGCCCGGCGAGGTGTACCATGGAACCCGTACGAATGTGCGTCGGATGCCGCGCGCGTGCTCCCCGGGCCACCCTTTTGAGAGTGGTGGCGGTCGATTCTGTTCTCGTCTTCGATGAGCGCGCGTCGATGCCGGGGCGGGGCGCGTGGGTTCACGACACACAGGAGTGCGTGGATGCCGCGGTGCGGCGCCGTGCATTCATTCGCGCATTGCGGGTGTCAGGTGCGCCTGACACGAAAGCCCTCGAGAAACGGCTGAACGGCTATGGAAAAAAAGTGAACGGCTCGAAATGAGACCCGTCCGCGACTAACGGCCTGCCCTGTCTGGGTGGGCCCAGACAGGAGAATTTGTGGCTGCCAAACCACGCGTGCACGAGATCGCTTCCGAACTCGGCGTCGACAGCAAGGTCGCTCTGGCCAAGCTGAAGGAACTCGGCGAGTTCGTCAAGAGCCCCTCGTCGACCATCGAGCCCCCCGTGGCTCGCAAGCTCCGCGCTGCTCTGCAGGCGGACGGTGCCCCGGCCCCCGCGGCCGGCGACACCAAGACCGCGCCCGCCCGCCCGGCGGGTCGGCCCGGCCCCTCACGTCCCGCGACCTCGGCCAAGCCGTCGGCGCCCGCGCCTGCCGCTCCGGCGCCCGCGGCCCCCGCTGCTCCGCAGTCGTCGCCGCGTCCTGCGGCTCCGGGTGCCCCGGCCCCCGCGGCCGAGCGTCCCGCCGCCGCCGCGCCGGAGGCTCCGGCCTCTTCCGCTCCCGCGCCTTCCCCGGCGGCACCGACCCCGCCCGCGCCTCGGCCGGGTGGCAGTGCCCCGCGTCCGGGTGCACCGCGTCCGGGCAACAACCCCTTCTCCTCGCAGCAGGGGATGGGTCAGCGCCCTGCCGGTCCGCGTCCGGGCAACAACCCCTTCTCCTCGCAGCAGGGGATGGGTCAGCGCCCGACCCCCGGTAACATTCCGCGGCCGCAGGCCCCGCGTCCGGGTGCGCCCCGCCCCGGCGCGCCGCGCCCCGGTGGCGCCGGTCGTCCGGGTGGTGGCGGCCGTCCCGGTGCGCCCTTCCAGCAGCGTCCCGGTGGCGCCGGTCGTCCCGGCGGTGCCGGTGGCGGCGGGTTCCGTCCCGGTGCTCCCGCCGGCGGCGGATTCGCCGGTCGGCCCGGTGGCGGCGGTGGTCGCGGTCGAGGCCCCGGTGGTGGTACCGCCGGCGCCTTCGGCAAGGGCGGCGGGAAGTCCAAGCAGCGCAAGTCGCGTCGGGCGAAGCGGCAGGAATTCGAGATGCGGTCGGCGCCGGTCGTCGGCGGCATCAACGTCCAGAAGGGCAACGGCGAGATCATCCGCCTGCGCCGCGGCGCTTCGATCGCCGACTTCGCGGACAAGCTCGAGGCCCTGCGCGGTTACACCGTCCAGCCCGGAACGCTCGTGACGATCCTGTTCAACCTCGGTGAGATGGCCACGGCCACCGAGTCGCTCGACGAAGCCACCTTCGAGGTGCTCGGCGAGGAGCTGGGCTACAAGATCCAGATGGTCTCGCCCGAGGACGAGGACAAGGAGCTCCTGGAGGGCTTCGGTCTCGACCTCGATGCGGAACTCGAGGCCGAGAGCGAAGAGGACCTGGAGATCCGTCCCCCGGTCGTGACCGTCATGGGTCACGTCGACCACGGTAAGACGCGACTGCTCGACGCCATCCGTCAGACCAATGTGGTCGCCGGTGAGGCCGGTGGCATCACCCAGCACATCGGTGCCTACCAGGTGTGGACCGAGCACGACGGCATCGAGCGCGCCGTCACCTTCATCGACACGCCGGGTCACGAGGCGTTCACCGCCATGCGTGCCCGTGGTGCGCAGGTGACCGACCTCGCGATCCTCGTGGTCGCCGCCGACGACGGCATCATGCCGCAGACGGTGGAGGCCCTGAACCACGCGCAGGCGGCGAACGTGCCGATCGTGGTCGCGGTGAACAAGATCGACAAGCCCGAGGCGAACCCGGCCAAGGTCCGTCAGCAGCTCACCGAGTACGGTCTGGTGGCCGAGGAGTACGGCGGCGACGTGATGTTCGTCGACGTGTCGGCGCGCAACAACATCGGCATCCAGGACCTCCTGGACGCGGTGCTGCTGACCGCCGATGCGGGGCTCGACCTCACGGCCAACCCCAACAAGGCCGCCCGCGGTGTCGCCATCGAAGCCAAGCTCGACAAGGGCCGCGGTTCGGTTGCGACGGTGCTGATCCAGTCCGGGACCCTCCGGGTCGGCGACGCGATCGTGGCGGGCACCGCCTACGGCCGTGTCCGCGCGATGATCGACGAGAACGGTGAGCCGGTCGAGGAGGCCTATCCCTCGCGACCCGTCCAGGTTCAGGGACTCAACTCCGTTCCCCGCGCCGGCGATGTCTTCATCGTCACCGAGGAAGACCGCACCGCCCGTCAGATCGCCGAGAAGCGTGAAGCTGCGGAGCGCAACGCCGCCCTGGCGAAGGCCCGCAAGCGCATCTCGCTCGAGGACTTCACCCGTGCTCTGGAAGAGGGCAAGGTCGAGTCGCTCAACCTCATCATCAAGGGTGACGTCTCCGGTGCCGTCGAGGCGCTGGAAGAGTCGCTGCTGAAGATCGAGGTCGACGACAGCGTCCAGCTGCGCATCATCCACCGCGGCGTCGGAGCGATCACCGAGTCGGACATCAACCTGGCCACGATCGACAACGCGATCGTGATCGGCTTCAACGTCCGTCCCGACACCAAGGCGCGCGAGCGCGCCGCGCGTGAGGGTGTCGACGTGCGGTTCTACTCGGTCATCTACAACGCCATCGACGACGTCGAGCAGTCGCTGAAGGGCATGCTCAAGCCGGAGTACGAAGAGGTCCAGTCGGGTGTGGCCGAGATCCGCGAGGTGTTCCGCTCCTCGAAGTTCGGCAACATCGCCGGTGTGATCGTCCGCTCCGGCACGATCACGCGCAACGCCAAGGCGCGGGTCATCCGCGACGGCGTCGTGATCGCCGACGGCCTGGCGATCGAGTCGCTGCGCCGGTTCAAGGACGACGTCACCGAGGTCCGCACGGACTTCGAGGCCGGTATCGGACTGGGCAAGTACAACGACATCCAGATCGGCGACGAGATCGAGACCACGGAGATGGTGGAGAAGCCGCGCGGCTGATCCGCCACGCTGCGGCGAGGGATGCCTCGTCGACAACGGGAACCCCGAGGCCCCGACTGTCGACAAGGCATCCCTCGCCTTCGCTCCCACCGATCATCGCGGGGGAGCGGGAAGAGAAAGAGGAACGGAATGGCTGGGGAACGACAGGCTCGACTGGCGGACCGCATCAAGGTGCTGATCGCCGAGCGACTGGAGAAGGGTCTGCGCGATCCGCGGTTGGGATTCGTCACGATCACCGATGTGAAGGTGACGGGCGACCTCCAGCACGCCTCGGTGTTCTACACCGTCCTCGGCGACGAGGAGGCGCGTCTGGCTTCGGGTGAGGCGCTGCGTCGGGCCACCGGCTTGCTGCGCAGCGAAGTCGGCCGGGGCCTGGGCGTGCGTCTCACCCCGACGTTGGAGTTCATTCCCGATGCCCTCCCCGAGAACGCCGGTCACATCGAAGACCTCCTCCGTCAGGCGCGCGAGCGCGATCAGGCGGTGGCGGGGCTCGCGTCCTCGGCGACCTACGCCGGCGAGGCCGACCCGTACGTCAAGCCCCGCGATGAGGACGAGGACTGACCCGGCCCGGGAGACGCAGCATCCCACCGGCGGCCTCGACGAGGCCGTCCGACACGAGCGAGTCGATCGCACGGTCGCGCTGCAGGGCGTCGGGCCAGTCCGCGAGGACCGACTGCTGAGGCAGGTCGTGGGCGGCATCCCGCAGCTCTTTGAGCACCGCTCCGCGCGCCTGCCGGTCGCTGCCCTCGTAGCGCGCCTGGCGTCGGCGCGCGTCACCCGTGTCGGGGTACCCCGCCGCTCGCCACGCGCACCGCGCTGACAGCGGGCAGGCCGGGCACCGAGGCGTCCGCGCGGTGCAGACCGTCGCACCGAGTTCCATCGCCGCGGCGTTGACGATCGCGGCGGCGGCGTCGTCGGGCGGGAGGATCGCCTCCATCGCGGAGAGATCACGACGGGCAGGCGCTCCCGGCAGGGAACGCCCCTCGACGGCCCGGGCCAGCACCCGACGAGTGTTGGTGTCCACCACCGGGTGCCGCCGGCCGTACGCGAACACCGCCACGGCGCGGGCGGTGTAGTCCCCGATCCCGGTCAGCGCGAGGAGCGCGTCGACATCCTGCGGCACGACCCCGCCATGCCGGTCGCGAATCTCGGTGGCAGCGCGGTGCAGCCAGAGCGCCCGCCGCGGGTACCCGAGGTTCGCCCACTGGCGTACCGCCTCCGCCGGAGGATCGGCGGCGAGGTCCGCCGGGGCGGGCCATCGCGCGAGCCACGCTTCCAGATGCGGGATGACGCGGTTCACCGGCGTCTGCTGGAGCATGAACTCCGACACCAGCGTGCCCCAGGCCGGGAAGCCGGGGCGTCGCCACGGCAGGTCTCGCGCGTTGTCGCGGTACCACGCGGAGAGCGGCGCGGCGAGGTCGGGCATGGCGATCAGCCTAGACAGCCCCGCGCGGTACGCGGGCCGCGCGGTCGTAGGCTGAGAGGCATGCAGTTGCCCGTCACACCGGCCACCACACTGTGGCGGTCGCTTCGCGATGAGGTGCGCCAGCACTACCGCGCGGGGCGCATCATCCTCGCCGTCGACGGCATCGACGGCGCCGGCAAGACCACGTTCGCCGACCATCTCGCCACCGTCTTCGCCGAGGACGGCTCCGCGGTCTTCCGGGCATCGATCGACGGCTTCCACCGTCCCCGCACCGAGCGGTACGCCCGCGGACGCACGTCGCCGGAGGGGTTCTACCGCGACTCCTTCGACTACGCCACCTTCCGGCGAGTGCTCATCGAACCGTTCCGTGACGGCGCCCAGACCGGCGGCGCGACGGGATTCCAGCTGGCGGCGTTCGACCACCGCCGTGACGCACCGGTCGAGGCCGAGTGGGTCACCGCGCCGCGCGACGCCGTGCTCATCGTCGACGGGGTGTTCCTCCTGCGCCCCGAGCTCCGAGGCATCTGGCACTGGTCGGTCTGGCTCGACGTGCCGATCGACGTCGCCGCCGCCCGCGTGTCGGAGCGGGACGGCACCGATCCCGACCCGTGGGCGCCCTCGAATGCCCGCTACCGCGAGGGGCAGGAGCTGTACCTGAAGGACGCCGATCCGCGCGCCGAGGCCTCGGCGATCGTCGACAACACCGATCCCGGGCATCCCCGGCGCGTCTGGGCG
The Microbacterium sp. SLBN-154 DNA segment above includes these coding regions:
- a CDS encoding lipase family protein is translated as MSAHPNPRRVRWRTLAHFATHAPPWVSVVIGAGALLLGLLVVTRPLTSLVLLAIYVALSAVATGIAEIVRPREPRWLSRVLAIVWVALGLGILLGLRGALQILPAAIAVLLFVGGLTSLADAVMRGRASERVLSATWGASQIVFAILSVTWPDVTVLVVAVVFGLRTIVFGATQLLRVVRQAALTSRARASADGSARESRRLRGWQAVGRYALSLLLVAVSAGGWWVNEWLQDGAPVVDAFYTPPEVVPYEHGRLIRADDYSGRAPAGGEVTRILYTTRDAAGQPAVASGLVISPVDPPRGARPVVMWHHGTTGVARGCAPSLRDDAATRWAIPALEDALAKGWVVVSTDYSGQGAPGVFPYLIGTGEARSSLDAVLAAREIDGLILSKRTMAWGHSQGGHAALWAAQIADDYAPDVDVLGVAALAPAAEPAELAEELISGEPNALLAILISWVLVPYSDTYDDVELSRYLAPGAAPIVREMTQRCPSEPGVVVSVATALGVSADNPLYASDLTAGPLGERLRANAASGPWEVPVLLAWGSADEVIPPALQEDFVARSCAADNRVRTLVYDDYEHLQILLPGSRFLPVLVRWSDERFQLRELDRDDCAR
- the nusA gene encoding transcription termination factor NusA — translated: MDIDLGLLRTIEREKEIPFDELLRIIEQAILTAYAKHSSATGELPQGARAQIDRKTGHVAIYLPLTDDEGAIIGEEETTPDDFGRIAAFAAKQVISQRLRDIADDAVLGEFRGKEGDIVAGVVQQGPNPRMVHVDLGTVEAILPPEEQVPGEDYAHGARLRVYVTSVSKGTKGPSITVSRTHPGLVRKLFALEVPEIADGLVEIVSLAREAGHRTKIAVKAIDPTVNAKGACIGELGRRVRAVTEELGGEKIDIVDWDGELAKFVANALSPAKVTSSFILDSNSKAVRALVPDYQLSLAIGKEGQNARLAAKLTGAKIDIQPDSILEEG
- a CDS encoding YlxR family protein, translated to MCVGCRARAPRATLLRVVAVDSVLVFDERASMPGRGAWVHDTQECVDAAVRRRAFIRALRVSGAPDTKALEKRLNGYGKKVNGSK
- the infB gene encoding translation initiation factor IF-2, which encodes MAAKPRVHEIASELGVDSKVALAKLKELGEFVKSPSSTIEPPVARKLRAALQADGAPAPAAGDTKTAPARPAGRPGPSRPATSAKPSAPAPAAPAPAAPAAPQSSPRPAAPGAPAPAAERPAAAAPEAPASSAPAPSPAAPTPPAPRPGGSAPRPGAPRPGNNPFSSQQGMGQRPAGPRPGNNPFSSQQGMGQRPTPGNIPRPQAPRPGAPRPGAPRPGGAGRPGGGGRPGAPFQQRPGGAGRPGGAGGGGFRPGAPAGGGFAGRPGGGGGRGRGPGGGTAGAFGKGGGKSKQRKSRRAKRQEFEMRSAPVVGGINVQKGNGEIIRLRRGASIADFADKLEALRGYTVQPGTLVTILFNLGEMATATESLDEATFEVLGEELGYKIQMVSPEDEDKELLEGFGLDLDAELEAESEEDLEIRPPVVTVMGHVDHGKTRLLDAIRQTNVVAGEAGGITQHIGAYQVWTEHDGIERAVTFIDTPGHEAFTAMRARGAQVTDLAILVVAADDGIMPQTVEALNHAQAANVPIVVAVNKIDKPEANPAKVRQQLTEYGLVAEEYGGDVMFVDVSARNNIGIQDLLDAVLLTADAGLDLTANPNKAARGVAIEAKLDKGRGSVATVLIQSGTLRVGDAIVAGTAYGRVRAMIDENGEPVEEAYPSRPVQVQGLNSVPRAGDVFIVTEEDRTARQIAEKREAAERNAALAKARKRISLEDFTRALEEGKVESLNLIIKGDVSGAVEALEESLLKIEVDDSVQLRIIHRGVGAITESDINLATIDNAIVIGFNVRPDTKARERAAREGVDVRFYSVIYNAIDDVEQSLKGMLKPEYEEVQSGVAEIREVFRSSKFGNIAGVIVRSGTITRNAKARVIRDGVVIADGLAIESLRRFKDDVTEVRTDFEAGIGLGKYNDIQIGDEIETTEMVEKPRG
- the rbfA gene encoding 30S ribosome-binding factor RbfA, with amino-acid sequence MAGERQARLADRIKVLIAERLEKGLRDPRLGFVTITDVKVTGDLQHASVFYTVLGDEEARLASGEALRRATGLLRSEVGRGLGVRLTPTLEFIPDALPENAGHIEDLLRQARERDQAVAGLASSATYAGEADPYVKPRDEDED
- a CDS encoding A/G-specific adenine glycosylase, with protein sequence MPDLAAPLSAWYRDNARDLPWRRPGFPAWGTLVSEFMLQQTPVNRVIPHLEAWLARWPAPADLAADPPAEAVRQWANLGYPRRALWLHRAATEIRDRHGGVVPQDVDALLALTGIGDYTARAVAVFAYGRRHPVVDTNTRRVLARAVEGRSLPGAPARRDLSAMEAILPPDDAAAAIVNAAAMELGATVCTARTPRCPACPLSARCAWRAAGYPDTGDARRRQARYEGSDRQARGAVLKELRDAAHDLPQQSVLADWPDALQRDRAIDSLVSDGLVEAAGGMLRLPGRVSPRPHRGA
- a CDS encoding uridine kinase, which encodes MQLPVTPATTLWRSLRDEVRQHYRAGRIILAVDGIDGAGKTTFADHLATVFAEDGSAVFRASIDGFHRPRTERYARGRTSPEGFYRDSFDYATFRRVLIEPFRDGAQTGGATGFQLAAFDHRRDAPVEAEWVTAPRDAVLIVDGVFLLRPELRGIWHWSVWLDVPIDVAAARVSERDGTDPDPWAPSNARYREGQELYLKDADPRAEASAIVDNTDPGHPRRVWADSC